The Candidatus Eremiobacteraceae bacterium genome segment TAGAAAGCGACCTCGACCTTTCGGTCGAGCTCGGCGCGCTGCGGCTTCGCAACCCGATCATCGCGGCGAGCGGGTGCTACAACCGTGGCGCCGAGTTCGGTCGGATCATGGACGTCGGCGCGTACGGCGCCGTGACGCTGAAAAGCGTGACTCGCGAGCCCCGGCTCGGCAACGAGATGCCGCGCCTGCTGTCGACGCCGGGCGGTTTGCTCAACGCGATCGGCTTGCAGGGGCCCGGCATCGCGTATTTCCTCGAACACGAAGCGCCGAAACTCCAGTCGGTGCCGACGGCGGTCATCGCGAGCGTCGCGGGTTTTTCCGTCGGTGAGTTCGCCGAAGTCGCTTCGCGGATGGACGGCATACCCGGCATCGTCGCGATCGAACTCGACGTCTCGTGCCCGAACGTCGATGCCGAGGGCGCTTGCTTCGCGGAGGATCCGTCATCGACCGCCGCGGTCGTCGAAGCGGTGAAAGCGCGTGTGACGAAGGTGCCGATCATCGCGAAGCTGACGCCGAACGTGTCGGACATCAAGCCGGTCGCGCGGGCCGCCGAGGCGGCAGGCGCGGATGCGCTCTCCCTCATCAACTCGCTGCGCGGCATGTCGGTCGACGTCGATCGGGCGCGCCCGTGGCTGGCGAACAGCTCTGGTGGCCTGACCGGCCCCGCGATACGACCCATCGGTGTCTACCACGTGTGGCAGGCGGCGACCGCGGTGAAGATCCCGATCATCGGCATGGGCGGCATCGAGAACGGGCGCGACGCGCTCGAGTATCTCATGGCCGGCGCGACCGCGATCTCGATCGGAACGGCGAACTTCCGCGATCCGCTCGCACCGCTGCATGTCGGTGAATCGATCGCTGCGGAACTTCGGAAGCGCTCGTTCACTCGCGTCCGCTCGCTCACCGGGATGGCGAACCCCGATTTCGCCGGAGTGCGTGCGTGAAGCCCGAGCTCGTCATCGCGCTCGACGAACCGGATTGGGAACGCGCGTCGACTCTCGTCGCCAAGACGCGCTCGCGCGTGCAATGGTACAAGGTCGGCTACCAGGCGTACTACGGCTACGGCGAGCGGATCATCGCGCAGCTGCGCGACGAAGGAAAGTCGCTGTTCCTCGATCTGAAGCTTCACGACATCCCGACGACGGTCGCAGCGGGCGTGCGCGCCGCGGCGAAGACCGGCGCATCGCTCTTGACGTTGCACGCCGCCGGAGGCCGCGCGATGCTCGAGGCCGCCGCCGGGGCACGAGATGAGGTCTCTGAGAGATCGCGACTGCGTCTGCTCGCCGTGACGGTGCTGACGAGCATGCGGGCGGCGGACTTGCGCGAGGTCGGTGTCGACCACGATCCCGAGACGCTCGTACCGATGCGCGCACGCCTCGCGGCGTCATGCGGGGTCGATGGGGCCGTCTGTGCGGTCGCCGAGGCGCGCGTCGTGCGCGAGGCGACGGACAAAGATTTCGTCGTGCTTTGCCCGGGTATCAGACCTGCCGGTGCGTCCGAAGGCGATCAGCGCCGCGTCGCGACGCCGAGCGACGCAGCGAGAGCGGGAGCCGACTTTATCGTCGTCGGCCGGCCGATCGCCCAAGCCGCTGATCCGGGCGAAGCAGCCTATGCGATCACGCGCGAGATCGAGGGAACGCTCGCATGACACCGGCGGAGTTGCGCGCGATGCTCGAACGGCGCGGCGCCATGCTCGCTGGGCACTTCGTCTTGTCGTCCGGCCTCCACAGCGACCGCTTCATCCAGAAGTTCCGGATCTTCGAAGATCCGGCGACAGCCGAAGCGGTCGGCGCGGCGCTGGCCGATCTGCTGCGCCCGGCGAAACCGGACGTCGTCGTCACGGCAGCCGTCGGTGGGATCATTCCCGGCTTCGTCGTCGCGAAGGCGCTCGGAGTGCGGAACATGTTCGTCGAAAAGGTCGACGGCGTGCCGAGGCTGCGCCGCGGGTTCACCGTCGCTCCCGGCGAGCGTGTCGCAGTCGTCGAGGACGTCATGACGACCGGGAAATCCGTCGGCGAAGTCATCGACGTCGTTCGTGAAGCCGGTGGTGAAGTCGTCGCGATCGGGGCTGTGGTGAAACGCGGCATCGTCGATCTTCCGTTACCGGTGAGCGCATTGCTCGATCTGCCGCTCGCCGACTACGCGCCCGAGGACTGCCCGCAGTGCCGCGCCGGCGTGCCGCTCGAAGACCCGGGCAGCCGCCGCTCTATCTAGGCGACCCCATAAAAAGGGAGCGGTCGAGATTCATCTCGACCGCCGCGGCCATTCCAACCGAGCTAAAATGGAGCGGTCGACCTTCACGGTCGACCGCCGCGGTCTTTCTAGTTCGGATCGTCTCTAATAGTGTCCGAGCGTGCCGTCGCGGCGTGCGCGGTTGACCGCTGTTCGGAAGATGAAGAGCGACAGCGGCAAGAGGATGGCCGTCGCAACGAGCAGCCAGATCGCATCCGAGGCGACGGCGGGATCGGTCAGCGCTGCGCCCGCAGTCATTTTTTGGTGACCCGGCAGTAAGCCGATCGCCGCTCTGATGCCATTGAGCGAGTGGGTGATCGGCAGGCACCACGAGAGCAGCTGCAGCGGCTTTGGCAGGAGCGCCACCGGGATGAGCATTCCGCCGAGCAGCTGCGCGGCGCTGCCGGCCACGAATTGCGTCGGCGCGTTCTGCTTGAATGTCATGATCGTCGACGCGGCCATGACACCGAGCGGCGACATGCATGCGATCGTCAGCAGCACGAATACTATGAGCGTCAGGAAGTTCACGTGCGAGAAGTCGACGCCGAGGAACATGCCCATGACGATATAGAGTATGACCTGAAGCGCGGTGAGCGTGAAGCCCCAAAGACCCGGCGACATGACGACGGTCGCGAGGCTCGTCGGCGTCACGAGCACGCACTCGAGCGTACCGAGCATCTGATCGCCGCGGATGGCGGTTTGGAACGCCTGAAGCGCGGTCAGCTGAAACCGGGAGAAGCCGAGACTGATGAGCCAGTACGAAAAACCGGGGAAATGCGAGTTCTTGCCGGGGGGTATCAGTTTCGCGATGAAATAGAATACGAATACCTGCACGACGATCTGCAGCCATTGGATGATGAACGCCATGTCGTACGACGTGGCGATCCGCCGATCGCGCTTGTAGATCGCGCCCGCCTTCGCAAGCGTCGCGAGCAACGTGTTCTGACCCGGTGCGGGAATCGCAGGTGCGATGCTACTCATCGCCGTCACCCGCTTGGGTTATGTCGGTGAAGACTTCCATCGGCCTCGGCTCGTCGAAGGTGAAGGACCGAACGGTGATGCCGTTGTCGCTCACAGCGCGCATGAGTTCGGTGACGGATCTTTCGTTCGTCGGTTCGATCTCGACCTCGACGGTGACACCGTTGGGGACGTCGACCGTGACGACGGTCGTCACGCCTGGGACCTCGCGCACACGCTGAAGGAGCGCCTCGTCCGTCTTGTCGACCGTGATCTGGTACTTGAGAAGGCGCGCGTAGCTCGCGTCGAGTTCCTTCGGCGGCCCGAGCGCAGCGATCGTGCCGCGCCGCATGATCGCGAGGCGGTCGCACAGCGCCCACGCCTCGTCGAGGAGATTCGTCGCGAGGATGACCGTCTTGCCCCGACGATTGACGAGCTCTTCGCGGATGAGCGTTCTGATCTGCTCCGCGTGCACGGGGTCGACCGCGCGTGTCGGTTCGTCGAGATAGAGGATGGGTGCGTCGGAGAGCATCGCGCGCGCCATCGTGAGGCGTTGCCGCATGCCCGACGAAAAACCGGAGAACTTCGTGCCCATCGCGTCGGTGAGATCGACGACCTCGGCGACGTGCTCGATGCGTTTGCGGAGAATATCGCCGCTCAACCCGGCGAGCGATCCGAAGAACTCGAGATTTTCGCGCGCTGTCAAACGGAAGTAGAAGCTGCGCTCTTCGCTGCTGCACAATCCGATGCGGCGTTTGACGGCGATCGGGTGCTTCACCGCATCGATGCCGTCGACGGTGATCGTGCCCGCATCTGGCGTCGTCAGCGTGCAGAGAAGTTTGAGGAGCGTTGTTTTGCCGGCGCCGTTCGGGCCGAGGAGCCCGAAGAGCTCTCCGCGCTTCACGGTGAAAGAAATGCCGTGCAAGATCTCGCGGCGCGGGATCCTACCCCGGTACTTGATGTTGGGGATAAGGCCGTACGAGATCGGGAACGATTTACGTAGTTGGTCGACGACGATCAAATCAGGGTCCTCGGGCTTAGTGTATCGTACACGGATTACCGCATCTAGGGACTATCGGGACCGATGCCCGGGGCCGCCCGGCGTCAATTATGAAGGTTCGCCAGGCGGGTGGCCTTCTCTTGATATCGGCTATCTTTAGCGGGACAACACGATATTCGAGACGACCTGCGTTCCCACATGCTGGGCAGTGAGCAGTTCGACGATCGACGCATGATGCGCCGTGAGGTCGAGCAGCTGAGCAGCGTCGACGCCCGCGCGGACGCCAAGCGCCGCCGTTCGCAGATGATGGACGAGCTCGGCCGAGAGCGATCCTGCAGCCGCGAGGTCGAGAGCTTCCGAGGAAGTGAGTTCTTGAATGATGCCGTCATCTTCGATCGAGGGAACACCGCCGCGTTGCGCCGGCAACAGCAGCCGAACGGCATGGGTGGCCGAAGCGAGCATTCGCGCGGCGTCGTCGCCGTCGATCCGTATCGGTAACCCCGAGAGTGCCGCGCCTTGCGCTGCGAACACCGGGATATAGCCTTGCTCGAGCAGCAGCGACATGAGCTGCGCGTTGACGGTCCGGACGACCGCATTGCCGTCACCGTCGTTCGCCGCGATGAGCGTGCCGGCTGAGGTGCCGTCGAGACCGACCGCGTCGCCGCCGATCCGATTGATCATGCCGATGATCTTTGCGCCGGTCTCGCGATCGTCGGCATCGTGGACGACGAGCGGGCGGACGCCGAGGCGACGCATGAAGATGAGGTCCGATATCAGCGTCGACGCTTCGGCCGATTGCGGATCGAGCCGGAGCACGACGGTGCGGCCGATGAACGCCTTCGCGGTCGGCAGCGATTCGGGATCGGGCGCGCTCAAGAAATCCATTGCCATAATATTAGACGCACATCGGGTCCAGGGCGTTACTGGATACTACCCAAGTTTTCGGTTAAAGCGCTAAGAAAGTGGAGCGGTCGACCTTTATGGTCGACCGCCGCGTCCCTCCTATCGTCGGCGCGCGATCAGGTTGAGGACGATCGTCAAGATCACTGAAATGAGGATGCACGTGGCGATCGGTATCGAGATCTGCCAACCTTTGCCGGACCACGTGAAGTCGCCGGGCAGCGAGCCGAGCCGCAAAGTGCGGCCCCACATGACGAGTAAGCCGACGACGACGAGCGTGATGCCTGCGCCCACTAGCAGCCTGCCCAACACGTCACTTTGCGACATATGCGGATATTCGGGTCACGTCGTCGAGGTTCATGGTTGCCCATAAGGCAATCGAAAAGTCGAGCTTCGCTCGGCCTACTACACTAAAACGCTCGAATGCAAGGCCGCGGCGGTCGACCATAAAGGTCGACCGCTCCCTTCCTAAACGGAACGGCCGTACATTTTATTCTTGCGACGGAGGGGCGCCGCCGTTCGCGTTGACGAGCGCGATCGCCGCTTCGATTCCGCCGTGCAAGAACGTCTCGACGCCGGCGACGGCGCGATCGATCACTTCGACCAGCGCCTTCTCTTCCGCGGTCGTGAAGGCGCCGAGCACGACGCCGATCGCGTCCGGACTCGAACGTCCGACGCCGACCCGCAGGCGCGGATATTCCGGTGTCGAGAGAGCGTGCTCGATCGACCGCAAACCGTTGTGCCCGCCGGAACTTCCGTCGCGTCGCATTCGCAGCACGCCGAACGGCAATGCGATGTCGTCGCAAACGATGAGCGCGTTCTTCGGCAACACCTTATAGAACCCGGCGGCGCCGCCGACCGCCTCGCCCGAGTCGTTCATGTATGTCTGCGGCAACACGAGCAGCGCGTCGAAGGACTGCGCGTGCGCGACGCGAGCATGGAACTTCGAGCGCCACGATGTGACACCGTGACGGCGGCCGAACTCCTCGACGACCCGGAAGCCGACGTTGTGACGAGTACGAACGTATTGGGCCCCGGGATTGCCGAGGCCCACCACGAGGTGATGCACGCGTTCTTTCGGTCGTCGGAAGAGCGAGAAGAACGTCGCCGCTATTCCGCCGGTTCTTCGTCGGGTTTCTTCGCGCCGATGAGCTCGGGCTCCGCAGGTGCGGCGCCAGGCACCGCCTCGGCGACCACAGGCTCTTCGACCTTCGCAGGCGGCAACACCGACACGACGATGTCGTTGGCATCCGCGGTGATCGTGACGCCTTCCGGCGCGACGAGATCGCGGACGTGGAGCGCTTGACCGATCTCGAGCTCGCGCACGTCGATCTCGAGGTGATCCGGCACGTTCGCGGGCAGTGCGCGGACGTCGACTTCGCGAGCGACGAGGTCGAGGATGCCGCCGTTCTTCACACCCGCGGCGGTGCCGACCGCGATGACCTTGACGAGCGCGTCGACTTCTTCGTTCAAGTTGACCGCATGGAGGTCGAGGTGGATCGGACGCTTCGAGATGACGTCGTCCTGGCGTTCGTGGAGAAGCACCGGTGTCGTGCCGCGACCCTCGATCGTCAGGTTGATGATCGAGTGAACGCTCTTGCCGGACATCGCGCTGCGGAACTCGCGGGCGTCGATCGTGATGGGGAGCGCATCGCCGAACTCGCGTCCGTAGACGACGGCCGGGATCTTATGCTCGCCGCGAAGGCGACTCGCGGCTCGGGTGCCGCTTTGCGTCCGCGGTTTGGCGCTGAGGTTGACGGTTTCCATTCCTATTCCTTATCGTGCGGTCAGTTAGAAGCGGTCGCGGGCTCGGGCATAGGCTCGACGGACCCCGCGTCAAAAAGCGTCGAGCCGAGCCGGTCACTCGACGGCTGCTCCTTGTCCTGCTCCTCATAGAGTTCGGATATCGATCGGTTCTGGCCGATGCGACGGATCGCGTCCGCCAGCAGCGACGCGACCGACAAAACCTTGATCTTGGTGTCGCGGATCGACTCGGGGACCGGTATCGTGTTGGTGACGACGACCTCGGAGATCTTCGATTCGACGAGCTTCTTCGCGGCGTTGTCCGCGAAGATACCGTGCGTCGCGCATGTGATGACCGACGTGGCGCCGCGCTCGAGGACCGCCTCTGCCGCTTTCACGAGCGTGCCGCCGGTCGAGATCATGTCGTCGACGATGATGGCGGTCTTGCCGGCGAGGTCGCCGACGACTTCGCTCACTTCGTTGACGTCAGGCCTCGGTCTGCGCTTGAAGACGACGGCGACCGATGCATCGAGCTTTTTCGCGAACGCTTCCGCGCGCGCGAAGCCGCCGGCATCCGGTGAGACGACGACGATCCCGGGCCCACGCAGCTTTTTCGTGTTGATGATATAGTTGCGCAGGATGTAGCTCGCGGTGAGGTTGTCGACCGGCTCGTCGAAAAAGCCTTGGATCTGAGCGGCGTGGAGGTCGACGGTGACGATCCGATCTGCACCCGCGGCGACGAGCAGGTTCGCGAGCAGCTTTGCAGAGATCGGCTCGCGGCCTTTTGTCTTCTTGTCCTGCTTCGCATAGCCGTAGTACGGGATGACGGCCGTGATGCGATACGCCGACGCGCGTCGCAGCGCGTCGATCATCAGGAGCATCTCCATGAGGGAATCGTTGACGCCGCGGGCGCCGTTCTCCGATTTGCAGATCGATTGGATGACGAATGCGTCCGCGCCGCGGACGTTCTCGTGGAT includes the following:
- a CDS encoding ABC transporter permease; the encoded protein is MSSIAPAIPAPGQNTLLATLAKAGAIYKRDRRIATSYDMAFIIQWLQIVVQVFVFYFIAKLIPPGKNSHFPGFSYWLISLGFSRFQLTALQAFQTAIRGDQMLGTLECVLVTPTSLATVVMSPGLWGFTLTALQVILYIVMGMFLGVDFSHVNFLTLIVFVLLTIACMSPLGVMAASTIMTFKQNAPTQFVAGSAAQLLGGMLIPVALLPKPLQLLSWCLPITHSLNGIRAAIGLLPGHQKMTAGAALTDPAVASDAIWLLVATAILLPLSLFIFRTAVNRARRDGTLGHY
- a CDS encoding ribose-phosphate pyrophosphokinase; the protein is MATAKPVLFSGNSNRALAVEIAQKLGSKDVGKALVTTFANDECRIEIHENVRGADAFVIQSICKSENGARGVNDSLMEMLLMIDALRRASAYRITAVIPYYGYAKQDKKTKGREPISAKLLANLLVAAGADRIVTVDLHAAQIQGFFDEPVDNLTASYILRNYIINTKKLRGPGIVVVSPDAGGFARAEAFAKKLDASVAVVFKRRPRPDVNEVSEVVGDLAGKTAIIVDDMISTGGTLVKAAEAVLERGATSVITCATHGIFADNAAKKLVESKISEVVVTNTIPVPESIRDTKIKVLSVASLLADAIRRIGQNRSISELYEEQDKEQPSSDRLGSTLFDAGSVEPMPEPATASN
- a CDS encoding ABC transporter ATP-binding protein; the protein is MIVVDQLRKSFPISYGLIPNIKYRGRIPRREILHGISFTVKRGELFGLLGPNGAGKTTLLKLLCTLTTPDAGTITVDGIDAVKHPIAVKRRIGLCSSEERSFYFRLTARENLEFFGSLAGLSGDILRKRIEHVAEVVDLTDAMGTKFSGFSSGMRQRLTMARAMLSDAPILYLDEPTRAVDPVHAEQIRTLIREELVNRRGKTVILATNLLDEAWALCDRLAIMRRGTIAALGPPKELDASYARLLKYQITVDKTDEALLQRVREVPGVTTVVTVDVPNGVTVEVEIEPTNERSVTELMRAVSDNGITVRSFTFDEPRPMEVFTDITQAGDGDE
- the pyrF gene encoding orotidine-5'-phosphate decarboxylase, translated to MKPELVIALDEPDWERASTLVAKTRSRVQWYKVGYQAYYGYGERIIAQLRDEGKSLFLDLKLHDIPTTVAAGVRAAAKTGASLLTLHAAGGRAMLEAAAGARDEVSERSRLRLLAVTVLTSMRAADLREVGVDHDPETLVPMRARLAASCGVDGAVCAVAEARVVREATDKDFVVLCPGIRPAGASEGDQRRVATPSDAARAGADFIVVGRPIAQAADPGEAAYAITREIEGTLA
- a CDS encoding dihydroorotate dehydrogenase; this translates as MEPMIGAALESDLDLSVELGALRLRNPIIAASGCYNRGAEFGRIMDVGAYGAVTLKSVTREPRLGNEMPRLLSTPGGLLNAIGLQGPGIAYFLEHEAPKLQSVPTAVIASVAGFSVGEFAEVASRMDGIPGIVAIELDVSCPNVDAEGACFAEDPSSTAAVVEAVKARVTKVPIIAKLTPNVSDIKPVARAAEAAGADALSLINSLRGMSVDVDRARPWLANSSGGLTGPAIRPIGVYHVWQAATAVKIPIIGMGGIENGRDALEYLMAGATAISIGTANFRDPLAPLHVGESIAAELRKRSFTRVRSLTGMANPDFAGVRA
- the pth gene encoding aminoacyl-tRNA hydrolase, with the protein product MHHLVVGLGNPGAQYVRTRHNVGFRVVEEFGRRHGVTSWRSKFHARVAHAQSFDALLVLPQTYMNDSGEAVGGAAGFYKVLPKNALIVCDDIALPFGVLRMRRDGSSGGHNGLRSIEHALSTPEYPRLRVGVGRSSPDAIGVVLGAFTTAEEKALVEVIDRAVAGVETFLHGGIEAAIALVNANGGAPPSQE
- a CDS encoding DUF2905 domain-containing protein; the encoded protein is MSQSDVLGRLLVGAGITLVVVGLLVMWGRTLRLGSLPGDFTWSGKGWQISIPIATCILISVILTIVLNLIARRR
- the pyrE gene encoding orotate phosphoribosyltransferase codes for the protein MTPAELRAMLERRGAMLAGHFVLSSGLHSDRFIQKFRIFEDPATAEAVGAALADLLRPAKPDVVVTAAVGGIIPGFVVAKALGVRNMFVEKVDGVPRLRRGFTVAPGERVAVVEDVMTTGKSVGEVIDVVREAGGEVVAIGAVVKRGIVDLPLPVSALLDLPLADYAPEDCPQCRAGVPLEDPGSRRSI
- a CDS encoding 50S ribosomal protein L25 — its product is METVNLSAKPRTQSGTRAASRLRGEHKIPAVVYGREFGDALPITIDAREFRSAMSGKSVHSIINLTIEGRGTTPVLLHERQDDVISKRPIHLDLHAVNLNEEVDALVKVIAVGTAAGVKNGGILDLVAREVDVRALPANVPDHLEIDVRELEIGQALHVRDLVAPEGVTITADANDIVVSVLPPAKVEEPVVAEAVPGAAPAEPELIGAKKPDEEPAE